A window from Solanum stenotomum isolate F172 chromosome 5, ASM1918654v1, whole genome shotgun sequence encodes these proteins:
- the LOC125864964 gene encoding LOW QUALITY PROTEIN: molybdate transporter 1-like (The sequence of the model RefSeq protein was modified relative to this genomic sequence to represent the inferred CDS: inserted 1 base in 1 codon), producing MASTLQENNPHSQSPKPNFMLKLKENLIFKSKWAELNGAMGDLGTYIPIVLALTLASXLNLGTTLIFTGVYNFVTGAIYGVPMPVQPMKSIAAVAISNPEFGIPEVMAAGICTAGILFVLGVTGLMRIVYRLIPISVVRGIQLAQGLSFAMTAVKYIKNVQDFAKSKSGAQRDWVGLDGLLLALICAVFIVIVNGAGDDDDDRVDNQESETGWKKVQKIIFSLPSAFLIFLLGVVLAIIRGPNAIKGFKFGPSKIEVISISKHAWKQGFIKGTIPQLPLSVLNSVIAVCKLSTDLFPEREVTATSVSMTVGLMNLIGCWFGAMPCCHGAGGLAGQYKFGGRSGGCVALLGVAKLILGLVLGSSMVKVLTQFPVGVLGVLLLFAGIELAMCARDMNTKEEAFVVLVCTSVSLVGSSAALGFLCGIVVHLLLKMRNMGSDGQSCSDVLWFHRNP from the exons ATGGCTTCCACACTTCAAGAAAATAATCCTCATTCCCAATCACCTAAGCCAAATTTCATGttgaaattgaaggaaaatttGATATTCAAATCAAAATGGGCTGAATTGAATGGTGCAATGGGTGATTTAGGCACATATATACCAATTGTCTTAGCTTTAACCCTAGCCA CACTTAATCTTGGCACAACGCTAATTTTCACTGGTGTATACAATTTTGTAACTGGTGCTATCTATGGTGTACCAATGCCTGTTCAGCCAATGAAATCTATTGCAGCTGTAGCTATCAGTAACCCGGAGTTCGGCATACCGGAAGTTATGGCTGCCGGAATTTGCACCGCCGGGATCTTATTCGTTTTAGGCGTCACCGGATTGATGCGGATTGTGTATAGATTGATTCCAATTTCAGTTGTTAGGGGAATTCAACTAGCACAAGGTTTGTCATTTGCAATGACAGCAGTTAAGTATATTAAAAATGTACAAGATTTCGCAAAATCAAAATCTGGAGCGCAGAGGGATTGGGTAGGGTTAGATGGATTGTTGTTAGCTTTAATTTGCGCTGTTTTTATTGTGATTGTTAATGGTGCtggtgatgatgatgatgatcgTGTCGATAATCAAGAGAGTGAAACAGGATGGAAAAAAGTTCAGAAAATCATATTTTCACTTCCATCagcttttcttatatttttattaggtGTTGTTTTGGCTATTATAAGAGGGCCTAATGCGATAAAAGGGTTTAAATTTGGTCCATCGAAAATTGAAGTAATAAGTATATCAAAACATGCTTGGAAGCAAGGGTTTATTAAGGGTACTATACCTCAACTTCCTTTATCTGTATTAAACTCTGTGATTGCAGTGTGTAAACTGTCAACAGATTTGTTTCCTGAGAGGGAAGTCACAGCTACCTCGGTGTCGATGACGGTGGGGTTGATGAATCTAATAGGTTGTTGGTTTGGTGCAATGCCATGTTGTCATGGTGCAGGTGGGCTAGCAGGGCAATACAAGTTTGGTGGTAGGAGTGGTGGGTGTGTGGCACTTCTTGGTGTGGCTAAGTTGATTTTGGGATTGGTTTTAGGTAGTTCAATGGTGAAGGTTTTGACACAATTTCCTGTTGGGGTTTTAGGGGTTCTATTGTTGTTTGCTGGGATTGAATTGGCTATGTGTGCAAGAGATATGAACACTAAAGAAGAGGCATTTGTGGTACTTGTTTGCACATCAGTTTCATTAGTTGGGTCAAGTGCTGCATTGGGTTTCTTGTGTGGGATTGTGGTTCATTTGCTACTTAAGATGAGGAATATGGGTAGTGATGGTCAGTCTTGTTCTGATGTACTTTGGTTTCATAGAAACCCATAA
- the LOC125866299 gene encoding actin-depolymerizing factor 1-like: protein MANAASGMAVHDDCKVTFFELKTKRTHRFIVFKIEEKQKQVVVEKVGEPTQSYEDFAESLPADECRYAVYDFDFVTEENCQKSRIFFIAWSPDTSRVRSKMIYASSKDRFKRELDGIQIELQATDPTEMGLDVIKSRAN, encoded by the exons ATG GCTAACGCAGCATCTGGGATGGCAGTGCATGATGACTGCAAAGTAACGTTCTTTGAGCTGAAAACAAAAAGGACTCACCGATTTATTGTTTTCAAGATAGAAGAGAAGCAAAAGCAGGTTGTGGTTGAAAAAGTTGGTGAGCCAACTCAAAGCTACGAGGACTTTGCTGAAAGTCTTCCTGCTGATGAATGCAGATATGCTGTCTACGATTTTGACTTCGTGACTGAGGAAAATTGCCAAAAAAGCAGGATCTTTTTCATCGCATG GTCCCCTGACACATCAAGAGTGAGAAGCAAGATGATCTATGCCAGTTCAAAGGACAGATTCAAGAGAGAACTTGACGGAATTCAGATTGAGTTGCAGGCTACTGATCCAACTGAAATGGGACTTGATGTAATTAAAAGCCGTGCGAACTAG
- the LOC125865271 gene encoding eukaryotic translation initiation factor 3 subunit A-like, whose product MANFAKPESALKRAEELINVGQKQEALQALHDLITSRRYRAWTKTHERIMFKYVELCVDMRRGRFAKDGLIQYRSVCQQVNISSLEEVIKHFMHLATERAELARSQAQALEEALNVEDLEADKRPEDLMLSYVSGEKGKERSDRELVTPWFKFLWETYRTVLEILRNNSKLEALYAMTAHRALQFCKQYKRTTELRRLCEIIRNHLANLNKFRDQRDRPDLSAPESLQLYLDTRIEQLKVSTELGLWQEAFRSIEDIYGLMCMVKKTPKPSLMVVYYGKLTEIFWMSSNHLYHAYAWLKLFSLQKSFNKNLSPKDLQLIASSVVLAALSVSPYDKLYGASHLELENEKERSLRVANLIGFDVEPRSEKKEVLSRSSILSELVSRGVMACVTQEVKDLYHLLEHEFLPLDLALKVQPLLNRISKLGGKLSSAASVPEVQLSQYVPALEKLATLRLLQQVSQVYQTIQIGNLSKMIPFFDFAAVEKISVDAVRHDFVAIKVDHLNGSVLFGKQSIEAEGLRDHLSLFSESLSKARLMIYHPAKKVAKLGDALSNLVEIVEKEHKRLLARKSIIEKRKEEQERLLLEKERVEESKRREHQKMTEEAEQKRVSAELEQRRNQRILKEIEDRELEEAQAMLQEAEKRSKRKKKPVLDGEKMTKKDIMELALHEQLRERQEMEKKWQKFAKIMDYLERAKREEAAPLIESVFQRHLAKEATLHEREQQQEIELSRQRHAGDLVEKKRLGRMLENEKIFQERVVSCREAEFNSMKQERQERINQIIQTRKQDRDTRRKLIFFLRKEEEQQKRLQEEEDARKHEEAEKQKREEADRKAKLDAIAEKQRQRELELEEKKRLEREEVLGKSMPMSLEPSTVGRPSEAGATAPAATAAAPTPGKFVPRFKREKIDVAGQAPPPETDRWSSGGRRDERNSFGGGSRTSWSSSRRN is encoded by the exons ATGGCGAATTTTGCCAAACCTGAGAGTGCTTTGAAGCGAGCTGAAG AGCTGATTAATGTTGGACAAAAGCAAGAAGCCTTGCAAGCACTTCATGATCTTATTACATCAAGGAGGTATAGAGCATGGACAAAGACACATGAGAGAATAATGTTCAAGTATGTAGAGTTATGTGTTGACATGAGAAGGGGGAGATTTGCCAAGGATGGCCTAATTCAATATCGTAGTGTCTGTCAACAAGTGAACATTAGTTCACTGGAGGAGGTGATAAAGCATTTTATGCATTTAGCCACTGAGCGAGCTGAACTGGCTCGCAGTCAAGCACAGGCCTTAGAGGAAGCTCTGAATGTGGAAGACTTAGAAGCTGATAAAAGACCTGAAGATCTTATGTTGAGTTATGTTAGTGGGGAGAAAGGTAAAGAAAGATCTGATCGTGAACTGGTCACACCCTGGTTTAAGTTCTTGTGGGAGACATATAGAACTGTTCTAGAGATCTTGCGCAATAACTCAAAGTTGGAGGCTCTGTATGCT ATGACGGCGCACCGTGCCCTTCAGTTCTGTAAGCAGTACAAACGTACAACAGAGTTACGTCGACTCTGTGAAATTATACGGAATCATCTGGCAAATCTTAACAAGTTTAGAGACCAGAGGGACCGTCCGGATCTGTCCGCTCCAGAAAGCCTACAGTTGTATCTGGACACAAGAATTGAGCAACTCAAAGTTTCAACAGAACTTGGACTTTGGCAG GAAGCCTTTCGTTCTATTGAAGACATATATGGATTAATGTGCATGGTCAAGAAAACTCCTAAACCATCATTGATGGTTGTGTACTATGGCAAGCTAACAGAAATATTCTGGATGTCATCAAATCATCTTTATCATGCTTATGCATGGCTCAAACTCTTTTCTCTTCAGAAAAGTTTCAATAAGAACTTAAGCCCGAAGGATTTGCAGTTAATAGCATCATCTGTTGTTCTAGCTGCACTGTCTGTGTCTCCTTATGATAAGTTATATGGTGCATCCCATCTGGAGCTTGAAAATGAGAAGGAGAGGAGTTTGAGGGTGGCCAATCTCATTGGCTTTGATGTTGAACCCAGATCAGAGAAGAAAGAAGtg CTTTCCCGGTCATCAATACTCTCGGAATTG GTGTCCAGAGGTGTGATGGCCTGTGTCACCCAAGAAGTAAAAGATCTTTATCATCTGTTGGAACATGAGTTCCTTCCTTTGGATCTGGCACTGAAAGTGCAACCCTTATTGAACAGAATCTCGAAGCTTGGGGGTAAGCTATCTTCGGCTGCTTCAGTTCCTGAAGTGCAACTGTCCCAGTATGTTCCAGCCTTGGAAAAGCTTGCAACTCTGAGGTTGCTCCAGCAG GTATCTCAGGTGTACCAGACAATCCAGATTGGTAACCTGTCTAAGATGATTCCATTCTTTGACTTTGCTGCTGTTGAGAAGATTTCTGTAGATGCTGTTAGACATGATTTTGTAGCCATTAAAGTTGATCACCTTAATGGTTCTGTCTTATTCGGTAAACAG AGTATTGAGGCTGAAGGACTCCGGGATCATTTGTCACTTTTTTCTGAATCCCTTAGCAAGGCAAGGTTAATGATCTATCACCCTGCGAAGAAAGTTGCCAAGCTTGGGGATGCCCTCTCTAATTTGGTGGAGATAGTGGAGAAGGAGCACAAGAGACTCCTGGCACGGAAGTCCATAATTGAGAAACGCAAGGAAGAGCAAGAGCGCTTACTCTTGGAAAAG GAACGAGTGGAAGAGTCAAAGAGGCGAGAACATCAGAAGATGACTGAAGAGGCTGAGCAAAAAAGGGTTTCTGCTGAGCTAGAGCAAAGAAGGAACCAAAGGATTCTGAAAGAGATAGAGGACAGAGAACTCGAAGAGGCCCAAGCAATGCTGCAAGAAGCTGAAAAGCGCAGCAAGAGGAAGAAGAAACCAGTCTTAGATGGA GaaaagatgaccaaaaaggatATCATGGAGTTGGCATTACATGAGCAACTCAGGGAGAGGCaggaaatggagaaaaaatGGCAGAAGTTTGCCAAAATAATGGATTATTTGGAGAGAGCGAAGAGAGAAGAAGCAGCGCCTCTTATTGAGTCTGTATTTCAACGGCATTTAGCTAAAGAGGCTACTCTTCATGAACGTGAGCAGCAG CAAGAAATTGAATTGAGCAGACAACGACATGCTGGGGACCTTGTAGAGAAGAAGAGGCTGGGCCGCATGTTGGAGAATGAG AAAATATTCCAAGAAAGAGTTGTTAGCTGCAGGGAAGCCGAATTCAATAGCATGAAACAGGAGAGACAGGAACGAATAAATCAGATAATTCAGACAAGGAAACAGGACAGGGACACTAGGAGGAAGCTGATATTCTTTCTGCGAAAAGAGGAAGAACAACAGAAGAGGTTGCAGGAAGAGGAGGATGCGCGGAAACATGAAG AAGCGGAGAAGCAAAAAAGAGAGGAAGCTGATCGGAAGGCCAAGTTAGATGCGATTGCAGAAAAGCAGAGGCAACGAGAGCTAGAACTCGAAGAGAAGAAAAGGCTGGAGAGAGAGGAGGTCTTGGGGAAATCCATGCCTATGTCACTTGAGCCTTCAACTGTAGGTCGTCCCTCAGAAGCTGGAGCAACTGCTCCTGCGGCAACAGCAGCTGCACCTACTCCCGGGAAGTTCGTGCCCAGGttcaaaagagagaaaattgaCGTAGCAGGCCAGGCTCCACCTCCCGAGACTGACAGGTGGAGCAGTGGTGGCAGGCGTGATGAACGAAACTCGTTTGGTGGTGGCTCAAGGACCAGTTGGTCATCCTCTAGGCGCAATTAA